From a single Chlorocebus sabaeus isolate Y175 chromosome X, mChlSab1.0.hap1, whole genome shotgun sequence genomic region:
- the ZNF157 gene encoding zinc finger protein 157 isoform X1 translates to MPANGTSPQGFPALIPGEPGRSFEGSVSFEDVAVDFTRQEWHRLDPAQRTMHKDVMLETYSNLASVGLCVAKPEMIFKLERGEELWILEEESSGHGYSGSLSLLCGNGSVGDNALRHDNDFLHHQKIQTLDQNVEYNGCGKAFREKTGFVRRKRTPTGDKNFECHECGKAYCRKSNLVEHLRIHTGERPYECGECAKTFSARSYLIAHQKTHTGERPFECNECGKSFGRKSQLILHTRTHTGERPYECTECGKTFSEKATLTIHQRTHTGEKPYECSECGKTFRVKISLTQHHRTHTGEKPYECGECGKNFRAKKSLNQHQRIHTGEKPYECGECGKFFRMKMTLNNHQRTHTGEKPYQCNECGKSFRVHSSLGIHQRIHTGEKPYECNECGNAFYVKARLIEHQRMHSGEKPYECSECGKIFSMKKSLCQHRRTHTGEKPYECSECGNAFYVKVRLIEHQRIHTGERPFECQECGKAFCRKAHLTEHQRTHIGRSWHYTMKKASV, encoded by the exons GGGTCCGTGTCATTCGAGGACGTGGCTGTGGATTTCACCCGACAGGAGTGGCACAGACTGGACCCTGCTCAGAGGACCATGCACAAGGATGTGATGCTAGAGACCTACAGCAACCTGGCATCTGTGG GCCTCTGCGTGGCCAAACCAGAGATGATCTTCAAGTTGGAGCGAGGAGAAGAGCTGTGGATATTAGAGGAGGAATCTTCAGGCCATGGTTACTCAG gatCTCTCTCACTGCTGTGTGGCAATGGTTCTGTTGGGGATAATGCCCTCAGACATGATAATGACTTTCTTCACCATCAGAAGATTCAAACCTTGGATCAAAATGTTGAATATAATGGATGCGGGAAAGCCTTCCGTGAGAAAACAGGCTTTGTTAGACGTAAAAGAACACCCACAGGAGACAAAAACTTTGAATGTCATGAATGTGGGAAAGCTTATTGCAGGAAATCAAATCTTGTTGAACATCTGAGAATACACACAGGAGAGAGACCTTATGAATGTGGTGAATGTGCAAAAACCTTCAGTGCAAGATCATACCTCATTGCTCATCAGAAAACTCACACAGGGGAGAGACCCtttgaatgtaatgaatgtgggaaatctTTTGGCAGGAAGTCACAACTCATCCTACATACAAGAACACACactggagagagaccctatgaATGTACTGAATGTGGGAAAACCTTTTCTGAGAAGGCAACCCTCACAAttcatcagagaactcacacaggggagaaaccctatgaatgtagtGAATGTGGGAAAACATTTCGTGTAAAGATATCCCTTACCCAACACCACAGAACTCACACAGGggagaaaccttatgaatgtgGGGAGTGTGGGAAAAACTTCCGTGCAAAGAAATCCCTAAATCAGCATCAAAGAATTCACACAGGTGAGAAACCCTATGAGTGTGGTGAATGTGGGAAATTCTTCCGAATGAAGATGACTCTCAATAatcatcagagaactcacacaggtGAAAAGCCCTATcagtgtaatgaatgtgggaaatctTTCAGGGTGCACTCATCTCTTGGGAtccatcagagaattcacacaggagagaaaccttatgaatgtaacGAGTGTGGTAATGCTTTCTATGTGAAAGCACGCCTAATTGAACATCAGAGGATGCAttcaggagagaaaccctatgaatgtagtGAATGTGGGAAAATCTTCAGTATGAAGAAATCCCTCTGTCAACACCggagaactcacacaggagagaaaccttatgaatgtagTGAATGTGGAAATGCCTTCTATGTGAAAGTACGCCTCATTGAGCATCAGCGAATTCACACAGGAGAGAGACCCTTTGAGTGTCaagaatgtgggaaagctttcTGCCGGAAAGCACATCTCACAgaacatcagagaactcacataGGCCGGTCCTGGCATTATACAATGAAGAAAGCCTCTGTCTGA
- the ZNF157 gene encoding zinc finger protein 157 isoform X2, producing MIFKLERGEELWILEEESSGHGYSGSLSLLCGNGSVGDNALRHDNDFLHHQKIQTLDQNVEYNGCGKAFREKTGFVRRKRTPTGDKNFECHECGKAYCRKSNLVEHLRIHTGERPYECGECAKTFSARSYLIAHQKTHTGERPFECNECGKSFGRKSQLILHTRTHTGERPYECTECGKTFSEKATLTIHQRTHTGEKPYECSECGKTFRVKISLTQHHRTHTGEKPYECGECGKNFRAKKSLNQHQRIHTGEKPYECGECGKFFRMKMTLNNHQRTHTGEKPYQCNECGKSFRVHSSLGIHQRIHTGEKPYECNECGNAFYVKARLIEHQRMHSGEKPYECSECGKIFSMKKSLCQHRRTHTGEKPYECSECGNAFYVKVRLIEHQRIHTGERPFECQECGKAFCRKAHLTEHQRTHIGRSWHYTMKKASV from the exons ATGATCTTCAAGTTGGAGCGAGGAGAAGAGCTGTGGATATTAGAGGAGGAATCTTCAGGCCATGGTTACTCAG gatCTCTCTCACTGCTGTGTGGCAATGGTTCTGTTGGGGATAATGCCCTCAGACATGATAATGACTTTCTTCACCATCAGAAGATTCAAACCTTGGATCAAAATGTTGAATATAATGGATGCGGGAAAGCCTTCCGTGAGAAAACAGGCTTTGTTAGACGTAAAAGAACACCCACAGGAGACAAAAACTTTGAATGTCATGAATGTGGGAAAGCTTATTGCAGGAAATCAAATCTTGTTGAACATCTGAGAATACACACAGGAGAGAGACCTTATGAATGTGGTGAATGTGCAAAAACCTTCAGTGCAAGATCATACCTCATTGCTCATCAGAAAACTCACACAGGGGAGAGACCCtttgaatgtaatgaatgtgggaaatctTTTGGCAGGAAGTCACAACTCATCCTACATACAAGAACACACactggagagagaccctatgaATGTACTGAATGTGGGAAAACCTTTTCTGAGAAGGCAACCCTCACAAttcatcagagaactcacacaggggagaaaccctatgaatgtagtGAATGTGGGAAAACATTTCGTGTAAAGATATCCCTTACCCAACACCACAGAACTCACACAGGggagaaaccttatgaatgtgGGGAGTGTGGGAAAAACTTCCGTGCAAAGAAATCCCTAAATCAGCATCAAAGAATTCACACAGGTGAGAAACCCTATGAGTGTGGTGAATGTGGGAAATTCTTCCGAATGAAGATGACTCTCAATAatcatcagagaactcacacaggtGAAAAGCCCTATcagtgtaatgaatgtgggaaatctTTCAGGGTGCACTCATCTCTTGGGAtccatcagagaattcacacaggagagaaaccttatgaatgtaacGAGTGTGGTAATGCTTTCTATGTGAAAGCACGCCTAATTGAACATCAGAGGATGCAttcaggagagaaaccctatgaatgtagtGAATGTGGGAAAATCTTCAGTATGAAGAAATCCCTCTGTCAACACCggagaactcacacaggagagaaaccttatgaatgtagTGAATGTGGAAATGCCTTCTATGTGAAAGTACGCCTCATTGAGCATCAGCGAATTCACACAGGAGAGAGACCCTTTGAGTGTCaagaatgtgggaaagctttcTGCCGGAAAGCACATCTCACAgaacatcagagaactcacataGGCCGGTCCTGGCATTATACAATGAAGAAAGCCTCTGTCTGA